The Flavobacteriales bacterium genome includes a region encoding these proteins:
- a CDS encoding class I SAM-dependent methyltransferase: MDYRIQRTIEDLVSLNADCYCELGPGTGGVISLGLKEKGQNIITVEAPWAKEANKAWAAENDVKMYLFEFFTGDFDSIEEEVDCFFLAHAIAHFRFSPYIFFEKIYNKLPSGGYFYLSTVNGSSFDNVLKLFRGQPVTGKVTQHLDPGFVEVAKDFNRTDMRQIWDDWMHVKEYTMPELEEMFTNLGFEIHYKEHRKLFSHWKRNLAIKLFPHLADELVIIGRKP; encoded by the coding sequence ATGGATTATAGGATACAACGTACCATCGAGGATCTCGTCTCACTCAATGCGGATTGCTATTGCGAACTCGGTCCGGGTACCGGAGGGGTCATATCTCTGGGCCTCAAAGAGAAAGGGCAGAACATCATCACGGTAGAAGCTCCATGGGCCAAGGAGGCCAATAAAGCATGGGCTGCGGAGAACGATGTGAAGATGTACCTCTTCGAATTCTTCACTGGGGATTTCGACAGTATCGAGGAGGAAGTGGATTGTTTCTTCCTGGCGCATGCCATTGCTCATTTCCGCTTCTCACCTTATATCTTCTTCGAGAAGATCTACAATAAACTTCCATCCGGTGGCTATTTCTACCTCTCCACGGTAAATGGGAGTTCTTTCGACAATGTGTTGAAACTATTCCGCGGTCAGCCTGTCACCGGGAAGGTGACGCAACATCTCGACCCTGGATTTGTAGAGGTCGCCAAGGACTTCAACCGCACCGATATGCGTCAGATATGGGACGATTGGATGCACGTGAAGGAATATACCATGCCCGAGTTGGAGGAGATGTTCACCAATCTCGGATTTGAGATACACTATAAAGAACACCGCAAGTTGTTCTCCCACTGGAAACGGAATCTGGCCATCAAACTTTTCCCTCATCTGGCCGATGAACTGGTCATCATCGGTCGTAAACCTTGA
- a CDS encoding PIG-L family deacetylase, whose amino-acid sequence MQSFKKILVLAPHPDDGEFGAGASIHRWVSAGAEVRYVAFSPCLKSLPEGSTSDLLGGELKEAVQKLGMSEGQARLLDYPVREFPAHRQAILEDLVQMRKDFRPDLVLVPNSTDIHQDHQVIHEEAIRAFKHCSILGYELPWNNMSVTTNYHVALDEENVQAKLDALHCYRSQEKRIYLADGFLHGLARVRGVQVGHHLAEAFEVIRLVQ is encoded by the coding sequence ATGCAATCATTCAAGAAGATATTGGTCCTTGCTCCTCATCCCGATGATGGAGAATTCGGTGCCGGAGCAAGTATCCATCGCTGGGTGTCTGCTGGGGCTGAAGTACGCTATGTGGCATTCTCACCCTGTCTGAAATCCCTTCCCGAAGGCAGTACCTCAGATCTACTAGGTGGCGAGTTGAAAGAGGCTGTTCAAAAGCTTGGTATGTCAGAAGGTCAGGCCCGACTGTTGGATTATCCGGTCCGGGAATTTCCAGCGCATCGACAGGCTATCCTCGAGGATCTGGTCCAGATGAGAAAGGACTTCCGGCCCGATCTTGTATTGGTGCCCAATTCCACCGATATCCATCAGGACCATCAGGTGATCCATGAGGAGGCCATCCGCGCTTTCAAGCACTGCTCCATCTTGGGCTATGAGCTACCGTGGAATAACATGAGTGTCACAACGAACTATCATGTGGCGCTCGATGAAGAGAATGTTCAGGCCAAATTGGATGCCCTTCACTGCTACCGTTCTCAAGAGAAGCGCATCTATCTGGCCGATGGTTTTCTCCACGGTCTGGCTCGGGTAAGAGGAGTACAGGTAGGACATCATTTGGCAGAGGCCTTCGAGGTCATCCGATTGGTACAATGA